GCGCTCGCCTATCTCGATCTCATCTACCGCGCCAAGCACGAGTTTCGCGTCCCGGTGGCGGCGTACAACGTCTCGGGCGAGTACTCGATGCTGCGGGCGGCGGGGCGCAACGGATGGCTCGACGAGGAGCGCGCGGTGATGGAGGTGCTGACCTCGATCAAGCGGGCCGGCGCCGACATGATCCTGAGCTATTTCGCCACCGAGGTCGCCAAGCGGCTCAAGTGACGCGCCCCGCGCGGCGGCGAATCCCGATCGCATGAGCATCCGCGTCCGGCCGCTCCTCGAAAGCGACCTCGACGAGGCCGACCGCATCATGCGCCTCGCCTTCGGCACGCTCGTCGGGCTCGAGGACCCGCTGACGATGTGGGGCGACGCCGATTACGCGCACACGCGATGGCGTTGCGACCCGGAGGGCGCGCTGGCGGCGGAGGATGGCCGGCGGCTTGCGGGTTCGAACTTCGCGGTGCGCTGGGGCAGCCTCGGCTACTTCGGTCCGCTCTCCGTGCGTCCGGAGTTGTGGGATCGCAAGGTCGGTCAGCATCTGGTCGAAGCTACAATCGCGATGTTCGAGCGCTGGGGCGTGCGCCATCGCGGGCTCTATACCTTTGCGCAAAGCCCCAAACACGTCGTGCTCTACAATCGCTATGGATTCTGGCCGCGGTTTCTTAGCGCGGTGATGCAGAAGGAAATCAAATCGCCGCCGTCGCCGCCGCACCCGGAGCGGTCCGAAAAGTTCTCCGCGCTTTCCGCCGGCGAGAAAGCCGAGACGATAGCGGCCTGCCGCGAGCTGACCGGCTCATTTTTCGCCGGTCTCGATCTGCGGCGCGAAATAGAAGCGGCCGATCGCTTCGGGCTGGGCGAGACGATCCTCGGGCGGCGCGGATCTAGAATCGCCTGGTTCGCCGTCACGCATATCGGGCGGGCGACCGAGGCCGGCAGCGGCGTATGCTTCGTCAAGTTCGCAGCGGCGCGGCCCGGCGCCCGCGCGGCGCGCGACTTCGAGCGGATGCTCGAGGCCTGCGAGGCGCTGGCGTTCGGCGCCGGCGCGCACCAGCTGCGCTTGAGCATCAACTTCGCGCGCGAGCGCGCGTATCGGATCGTCGCCGCGCGGG
Above is a genomic segment from Candidatus Binataceae bacterium containing:
- a CDS encoding GNAT family N-acetyltransferase, yielding MSIRVRPLLESDLDEADRIMRLAFGTLVGLEDPLTMWGDADYAHTRWRCDPEGALAAEDGRRLAGSNFAVRWGSLGYFGPLSVRPELWDRKVGQHLVEATIAMFERWGVRHRGLYTFAQSPKHVVLYNRYGFWPRFLSAVMQKEIKSPPSPPHPERSEKFSALSAGEKAETIAACRELTGSFFAGLDLRREIEAADRFGLGETILGRRGSRIAWFAVTHIGRATEAGSGVCFVKFAAARPGARAARDFERMLEACEALAFGAGAHQLRLSINFARERAYRIVAARGFRAERIGVVMQSPNEPAYNRPGNYLLDDWR